A DNA window from Plasmodium brasilianum strain Bolivian I chromosome 12, whole genome shotgun sequence contains the following coding sequences:
- a CDS encoding 60S ribosomal protein L23, producing MVEGTNEKKNAVEKKKAEDKTKKNVKKEKNMKNMKNEKNAKDAKNAKDAKNAKNAKNAKNAKNAKNKPKVINNNDKDMKKNDKKKNIGKQKVTDKSKVKKTLDKNVDHKNKLKKMKGADKNIKKKKIKTSIRYKRPRTLKLPRNPKCPKIVKSCYRKTLDKYGIIKYPLTSEKAMKKIEEINTLVFICDKRADKRKIKKSVSSLFGITCDKVNVLNRLNGDKKAYVRLSKEHDALEVANKIGIL from the exons ATGGTGGAAGGGACCAACGAAAAAA AAAACGctgttgaaaaaaaaaaggctgAGGATAAGACCAAGAAAAACgtgaaaaaagagaaaaatatgaaaaatatgaaaaatgagaaaaacgCGAAAGATGCGAAAAACGCGAAAGACgcgaaaaatgcaaaaaacgcgaaaaatgcaaaaaacgCAAAAAACGCGAAAAACAAACCAAAggttataaataataatgacaaGGACATGAAAAAGAAtgataagaagaaaaatatcgGAAAACAAAAGGTTACTGATAAAAGCAAGGTTAAGAAAACGTTAGATAAAAATGTGGAccataaaaacaaattaaaaaaaatgaaaggcgctgataaaaacattaagaagaaaaaaataaaaacatccATCCGTTATAAAAG GCCGAGAACCCTGAAACTCCCAAGAAATCCCAAATGCCCCAAAATTGTCAAGTCCTGTTATAGAAAGACGTTGGATAAAtatggaataataaaatacccCTTAACATCCGAAAAAgctatgaaaaaaattgaagaaataaatacattagTGTTCATATGTGACAAAAGAGCGGATAagagaaaaattaagaaatcaGTGAGCAGCTTGTTCGGAATTACTTGCGATAAGGTGAATGTGCTTAACAG ACTGAACGGAGATAAGAAGGCGTACGTTCGCTTGTCAAAGGAACATGATGCTTTGGAAGTTGCTAACAAAATtggaattttataa
- a CDS encoding plasmepsin V, which produces MLFLYLTHVYTSMYNSVDSDTNSYLDSKGGRKSGKKSGRKSGKKSGRKSGKKSGRKSGKNSGKNSGKIIHFLIQVECKIEEVENKETENLYKYKLYGDIDEYAYYFIDIDVGTPKQRISLILDTGSSSLSFPCSGCKDCGIHMENPFNLNHSKTSSILYCDKVECPFKLNCVKGRCEYLQSYCEGSQISGFYFSDIVTVPSYNNKSISFKKYMGCHMHEESLFLYQQATGVLGLSLTKPNGVPTFINLLFQNALNVKIMFAICISEYGGELIVGGYEKNYIMKEGAQRTNYRGKRANGVNSGSSARKGEGEEQLTSPSNSKQHEETETVKGTLKDIEKIIWENVTRKYYYYIRIRGLEFYGIDLLNDEKGIEMLVDSGSTFTHIPEDIYNRLNYYLDILCIQDMNNAFDINKRLRMTNESFENPLVYFDNFKLALKNIIAKENMCVKIVDGVQCWKYIDDLPDIYITISDNKKLLWKSDSYLYKKENFWCKGIEKQVNNKPILGLTFFKNKQVIFDIKNNKIGFVESNCPTHATNTRPRTYNEYNKKENMFLKISFFNLYSLWIVFALTVLLSIIFYIKKLYYMDYFYTPLHYETKLSEDSKVQLS; this is translated from the exons ATGCTGTTTTTGTACCTCACACATGTGTACACAAGTATGTACAACAGTGTAGACTCAGATACAAACAGTTACTTAGATTC AAAAGGCGGAAGAAAAAGCGGAAAAAAAAGCGGAAGAAAAAGCGGAAAAAAAAGCGGAAGAAAAAGCGGAAAAAAAAGCGGAAGAAAAAGCGGAAAAAATAGCGGAAAAAATAGCggaaaaatta ttcattttttaatacaagTAGAATGCAAAATTGAGGAAGTGGAAAATAAGGAGACGgaaaatttatacaaatataaattatatggtGATATAGAtgaatatgcatattattttatagatatagatGTAGGAACACCAAAACAAAGAATATCTTTAATACTTGACACAGGCTCGTCATCTTTGAGTTTCCCATGTTCAGGATGTAAGGACTGTGGTATACATATGGAAAATCCATTTAATTTGAATCATTCAAAAACATCATCCATTTTATACTGTGATAAAGTTGAATGtccatttaaattaaattgtgTTAAAGGAAGATGTGAATATCTACAATCCTATTGTGAAGGTTCTCAAATTAGTGGGTTCTATTTTTCAGATATAGTTACTGTACCATCTTACAACAATAAGAGTATatcctttaaaaaatatatgggaTGCCATATGCATGAAGagagtttatttttatatcagcAAGCTACAGGAGTGTTAGGATTAAGTCTAACTAAACCGAATGGAGTACctacttttattaatttattatttcaaaatgcactaaatgtaaaaataatgtttgcTATATGTATATCTGAGTACGGGGGGGAGCTCATTGTGGGGggatatgaaaaaaattatattatgaaagAGGGCGCACAGAGGACCAACTATCGGGGCAAGCGTGCTAACGGTGTAAACAGTGGTAGTAGTGCCAGGAAAGGGGAGGGAGAAGAGCAGTTGACTTCTCCTTCAAACTCGAAGCAACATGAAGAGACTGAAACGGTTAAGGGAACACTTAAggatatagaaaaaataatatgggAGAATGTaacaagaaaatattattattatataagaatacGAGGATTAGAATTCTATGGTATAGATCTTCTGAATGATGAAAAAGGAATTGAAATGTTAGTGGACTCCGGTAGTACATTTACACATATCCctgaagatatatataatagattaaattattacttagatatattatgtatacaaGATATGAACAATGCATTTGATATTAATAAGAGATTACGAATGACAAATGAATCTTTTGAAAACCCACTAGtttattttgataattttaaattagctttaaaaaatattatagcaaaagaaaatatgtGTGTGAAAATTGTTGATGGCGTTCAATGCTGGAAATATATTGATGATTTAccagatatatatataacgatatcagataataaaaaattattgtggAAGTCAGATTCATATCTATATAAGAAAGAGAACTTTTGGTGTAAAGGTATAGAGAAACAAGTAAATAATAAGCCTATATTAggattaacattttttaaaaataaacaagtaatatttgatattaaaaataataaaattggcTTCGTTGAATCGAATTGCCCTACTCATGCAACTAATACAAGACCAAGAacatataatgaatataataaaaaagaaaatatgtttttaaaaatctctttttttaatttatatagttTATGGATTGTGTTCGCATTAACAGTACTTCTttccattatattttatattaaaaaattgtattatatgGACTATTTTTATACCCCTTTGCATTATGAGACGAAATTATCTGAGGATTCCAAAGTGCAGCTGAGTTAG